The Mucilaginibacter gracilis genomic interval AGGATAAGCCGCTTTGGTATGGCCTGGCTGGCAGCCTTATTTTAGCCGCCTACGGCGTTGCTGCAACCATGCAAACCGCAAACTTTGGCCGCGTTTACGCTGCATACGGCGGTATATTTATTGTGCTGGCCCTGCTTTGGGCATGGAAGGTTGACGGCTTTAAACCCGACAGGTATGATATGATAGGTGCCCTGGTTGCCCTTATTGGTGCTTGTATTATTATTTATATGCCGCGTAAATAAGGGCATTTACACCATTTTATCCCCGCTGTAGCGGAAGTGAGAAGCAAAAGGTTGAGCCCTGGCCTTCTATGCTGTTTACCCAAATTTTACCGCCTTCGCGTTTGATAATTTCGGATGAGATGTATAGCCCCAGGCCCAGGCCGGGGAAGGTATGTTCTTTATCTCCGCTTACGCGGTAAAACTGTTCAAAAACTTTGCCCAGCTTGTCTTTAGCTATGCCTATACCAAAATCTCGCACGCAAACCTCTACCGTTCCATCCACAATTTTCGAGCTGATGATAATCTCGTCGCTGCCGGGCGAGTATTTAATGGCATTGGTTATGAGGTTAATAAGCACCTGCCCTATCCTATCTTTATCGGCATAAATTTGCGTTTCCGAGTTAAGGTCTTCAATCAGCGTGTGTTTAGTAGTGGTGCGTTGCAGTTCTTCAATCACTTCCTGTAACATGCGGTTAAAATCAAACCAGCTTTGGTGAAACTGCAACCTTCCGG includes:
- a CDS encoding YnfA family protein yields the protein MALIRSLFFFVIAGLLEIGGGYLIWLWLKQDKPLWYGLAGSLILAAYGVAATMQTANFGRVYAAYGGIFIVLALLWAWKVDGFKPDRYDMIGALVALIGACIIIYMPRK